In a genomic window of Capsicum annuum cultivar UCD-10X-F1 unplaced genomic scaffold, UCD10Xv1.1 ctg1489, whole genome shotgun sequence:
- the LOC124890254 gene encoding U-box domain-containing protein 12-like: protein MGIMCHRRNNVAPGTDQFKLWSSFSRASFRRMILDAVRCGGGVQRHKRPDQVGPINLCEPKEEKQMMKKKPAAGSDRLSDLMRLSESSENEDDVLLRRKVQMLEELKRVVKRLQSSHVDAVLEGAKEVRRLTKEDSQARSTLALLGAIPPLIALLDSDDSFSHIAALYALLNLAIGNDANKAAIVKAGVVHKMLILVNEFPNPDVAEAVVANFLGLSALDSNKPIIGSSGAIEFLLTILKNVEGTNSCQARQDSLKALYNLSISPLNVFPILETDLIPYIMNKLGDMGVSERFLSILCNVVSVAEARKAISSVPDAFPMLIDVLSWTDAPGCQEKASYILMVMGHKSYGDRQSMIEAGVASALLELTLLGSTLAQKRASRILECLRVDKGKQVSENYVGGGGMSTMISAPQASTAYSSSVQLNDRMDDDMMSEEKKAVKQLVQQSLQNNMKRIVKRANLPHEFVPSDHLKTLTTSSTSKSVPF, encoded by the exons ATGGGCATTATGTGTCATCGCCGGAACAATGTCGCTCCCGGAACTGATCAGTTCAAGTTGTGGTCTTCTTTTTCTCGCGCTTCCTTCCGCCGCATGATCCTCGACGCCGTCCGCTGCGGCGGTGGCGTCCAACGTCATAAACGTCCCGACCAGGTGGGTCCCATCAACCTATGTGAACCCAAAGAAGAAAAacagatgatgaagaagaaaccTGCTGCCGGATCCGACAGGTTGTCTGACCTAATGAGGCTGTCGGAGTCTTCGGAGAACGAGGATGACGTGCTATTGCGCCGAAAGGTGCAAATGCTGGAGGAGTTGAAGAGAGTAGTCAAGCGCTTACAGAGTAGCCATGTCGACGCCGTTTTAGAAGGAGCAAAGGAGGTCCGCCGACTTACCAAGGAGGATTCCCAAGCCAGATCCACATTAGCTTTGCTCGGAGCTATTCCACCCCTCATTGCATTGCTTGATTCAGACGATTCCTTTTCTCACATCGCGGCTCTCTATGCTCTGCTTAACCTTGCAATAGGCAACGATGC GAATAAAGCAGCAATTGTTAAGGCGGGGGTGGTTCACAAGATGCTGATACTCGTAAATGAATTCCCAAATCCCGATGTGGCTGAAGCTGTAGTTGCTAATTTTCTTGGGTTGAGTGCTTTGGACTCCAATAAACCCATAATTGGTTCATCTGGAGCAATTGAATTCCTGTTGACAATTTTGAAGAATGTGGAGGGGACAAACAGTTGTCAAGCTCGACAAGACTCGTTGAAAGCGCTTTACAACCTTTCCATCTCGCCTTTGAATGTTTTCCCCATACTTGAGACTGATCTCATACCATATATCATGAACAAATTGGGAGATATGGGTGTAAGCGAGAGATTTCTGTCCATTCTTTGCAATGTAGTATCAGTAGCAGAGGCCCGGAAGGCAATTAGTAGTGTACCAGATGCCTTCCCCATGTTGATTGATGTTCTGAGTTGGACAGATGCACCAGGTTGCCAAGAGAAAGCATCATATATTTTGATGGTGATGGGTCACAAGTCATATGGTGATAGACAGTCAATGATTGAGGCTGGAGTTGCTTCCGCCCTGCTTGAATTGACCCTTCTAGGCAGCACATTGGCTCAAAAGCGGGCATCGAGAATCTTGGAATGCTTGAGGGTGGACAAAGGAAAGCAAGTTTCCGAAAATTATGTAGGTGGAGGTGGTATGAGCACCATGATATCTGCCCCACAAGCTTCTACAGCATATTCTTCAAGTGTTCAATTGAACGATCGGATGGACGATGATATGATGAGTGAAGAGAAAAAAGCAGTGAAGCAATTAGTCCAGCAGAGCCTGCAGAATAACATGAAGAGGATAGTGAAAAGGGCCAACCTACCCCATGAATTTGTTCCTTCTGATCATTTGAAGACCCTCACAACAAGCTCAACTTCTAAGAGCGTGCcattttga
- the LOC124890255 gene encoding G2/mitotic-specific cyclin S13-7-like, whose translation MDNNKKVVAVVPHNLPRGDMGGKQKIGQGQVVGKNRRVLGDIGNLVTVAPAVEGKPKPQITRPATRSFCAQLLENAQAEKNKKPLADVVSRVGPTKLQVKKKASDLAHETVIVTSPDKEVKTIEESPMMSSRRKTKKTGKTLTSILTARSKAAYGLANKPKNEVVDDIDAVDADNHLAAVEYVEDVYNFYKLTEDESRVNDYMEFQPELNHKMRAILVDWLIEVHRKFELMPESLYLTINILDRFLSMKTVPRRELQLVGISSMLIACKYEEIWAPELNDFIHISDNAYARDQILQMEKAILGKLEWYLTVPTPYVFLVRYIKASTPNDQEMENMAFFFAELGLMNYKTTIACCPSMLAASSVYAARSTLNKSPPLWTQTLQHHTGYTEDELMECAEQLVSYHLGAAENKLKAIYRKFSSPDRGAVALFPPARKLSPTTTTTS comes from the exons ATGGATAATAACAAGAAAGTTGTTGCTGTTGTTCCTCATAATTTACCTAGAG GAGACATGGGAGGAAAACAGAAAATTGGACAAGGACAAGTCGTTGGGAAAAATAGGCGTGTTCTCGGAGACATAGGCAACCTTGTGACAGTTGCTCCTGCTGTCGAAGGAAAGCCTAAACCGCAGATTACTCGTCCTGCTACTAGGAGCTTCTGTGCTCAGTTGCTAGAAAACGCACAAGCAGAGAAAAACAAG AAACCACTTGCAGATGTTGTCAGTAGAGTTGGTCCTACAAAGTTACAAGTTAAGAAGAAGGCATCAGATCTTGCACATGAAACTGTTATTGTCACAAGCCCTGATAAGGAAGTGAAGACTATTGAGGAAAGCCCCATGATGAGCAgcagaagaaagacaaagaaaacTGGAAAGACTCTCACTTCTATCCTCACAGCAAGAAGCAag GCTGCTTATGGACTTGCCAATAAACCAAAGAATGAAGTTGTTGACGATATTGATGCTGTGGATGCTGACAATCATTTGGCTGCTGTGGAGTACGTTGAGGATGTCTACAACTTCTACAAGCTCACTGAG GACGAAAGTCGAGTGAATGACTACATGGAATTTCAACCAGAGTTGAATCATAAGATGAGAGCCATTCTTGTGGACTGGCTAATAGAAGTTCATAGGAAGTTTGAGCTAATGCCTGAAAGTCTATACCTTACAATCAACATACTGGACCGTTTCCTCTCGATGAAGACAGTTCCAAGGAGGGAACTTCAGTTGGTTGGCATTAGCTCAATGCTAATTGCTTGCAAGTATGAAGAGATTTGGGCACCAGag CTCAATGATTTCATTCATATATCAGACAATGCATATGCTAGAGACCAGATACTTCAGATGGAGAAAGCAATTCTTGGTAAGCTTGAATGGTATCTGACAGTTCCAACACCATATGTTTTTCTGGTTAGGTACATTAAAGCTTCAACGCCTAATGATCAAGAG ATGGAGAACATGGCTTTCTTCTTTGCTGAACTTGGTCTGATGAACTACAAGACCACAATAGCATGTTGTCCATCAATGCTGGCAGCATCGTCAGTTTACGCTGCTCGTAGCACACTCAACAAAAGTCCACCTCTATGGACTCAAACTCTGCAGCACCATACTGGCTACACAGAAGATGAGTTGATGGAATGTGCAGAACAGTTGGTTAGCTATCACTTGGGTGCTGCGGAAAATAAGCTCAAGGCAATATACAGAAAGTTCTCTAGTCCAGATAGAGGTGCTGTTGCCCTCTTCCCACCAGCAAGAAAACTTTCaccaactactactactacttcaTAA